Proteins found in one Massilia sp. H6 genomic segment:
- a CDS encoding ParB/RepB/Spo0J family partition protein has protein sequence MATKKLKGLGRGLDALLGGDSEPAPAQAPSTLRINQVQAGKYQPRTRMDETSLSELAASIKNQGIMQPVLVRPLGEGSPVPYEIIAGERRFRAAQMAGLEEIPVLVRDVDDQSAAAMALIENIQREDLNPLEEAQGIQRLISDFHFTHEQAANAVGRSRSAVSNLLRLINLASPVQTMLMAGDIDMGHARALLAVDAAHQITLANQVIAKRLSVRETEKLVARAIEEQASPAAAARAKDKPGDIVRLEEELSDKLATPVMFKMGTKGKGQLIIDFADLDILDGVLARLRA, from the coding sequence ATGGCAACCAAAAAACTCAAAGGCCTCGGCCGTGGACTCGACGCCTTGCTGGGCGGCGACAGCGAACCGGCCCCGGCCCAGGCGCCTTCGACGCTGCGCATCAACCAGGTCCAGGCCGGTAAATACCAGCCGCGCACCCGCATGGACGAAACCTCGCTGAGCGAACTGGCGGCGTCGATCAAGAACCAGGGCATCATGCAGCCGGTCCTGGTGCGTCCGCTGGGAGAGGGCTCGCCCGTACCGTACGAGATCATCGCCGGCGAACGGCGCTTCCGCGCGGCGCAGATGGCCGGTCTCGAGGAAATCCCGGTGCTGGTGCGCGACGTCGACGACCAGTCCGCCGCGGCCATGGCCCTGATCGAGAACATCCAACGCGAAGACCTGAACCCGCTCGAAGAAGCGCAGGGCATCCAGCGCCTGATCAGCGATTTTCATTTCACCCACGAGCAGGCGGCGAACGCGGTCGGCCGCTCGCGCAGCGCGGTGTCGAACCTGCTGCGCCTGATTAACCTGGCTTCGCCAGTCCAGACCATGCTCATGGCGGGCGACATCGACATGGGACATGCGCGCGCCTTGCTGGCGGTCGACGCCGCCCACCAGATCACGTTGGCCAACCAGGTCATCGCCAAGCGGCTGTCGGTGCGCGAGACAGAAAAACTGGTGGCGCGCGCGATCGAGGAGCAAGCTAGCCCGGCCGCAGCAGCGCGCGCCAAGGACAAGCCGGGCGACATCGTGCGCCTCGAAGAAGAACTATCCGACAAACTGGCCACCCCGGTCATGTTCAAGATGGGGACCAAGGGCAAGGGGCAATTGATCATCGATTTCGCCGATCTCGACATTCTCGATGGCGTGCTGGCCCGCCTGCGCGCCTGA
- a CDS encoding ATP synthase subunit I translates to MLRLVSLQLLATVVVGLVAALLGGLAAMISAILGGLCCVVPNAIMAVRLFAGTQRPGGANPATFFIWEFVKIALTLALLFASAKLYHELNWLALLAGFIVALKSYIILLFRHR, encoded by the coding sequence ATGCTGCGCCTCGTGTCCCTGCAATTGTTGGCAACGGTAGTGGTTGGCCTCGTCGCCGCACTGCTGGGGGGGCTGGCAGCGATGATATCGGCAATTTTGGGCGGCTTGTGTTGTGTCGTGCCCAACGCGATCATGGCGGTACGCCTGTTTGCCGGCACCCAAAGGCCGGGTGGGGCGAATCCTGCGACCTTCTTCATCTGGGAATTTGTAAAGATTGCGTTGACGCTTGCGCTTCTATTCGCGAGCGCCAAGTTGTACCACGAGCTCAACTGGCTGGCATTGCTGGCCGGGTTCATCGTGGCGCTAAAAAGTTACATCATCTTACTATTTAGGCATCGATAA